A region of Kineosporia sp. NBRC 101731 DNA encodes the following proteins:
- a CDS encoding crosslink repair DNA glycosylase YcaQ family protein — protein sequence MERPSGPISSRHVQKVIDTVGVLQIDSVNVLSRSHYLPVFSRLGDYPRALLEKAANTAPRRMVEYWAHEASFIAPETHRLLRWRMDRAAHEAWGGMQRIARDRAELLDEVLEVIDRHGPLTASAAEKIVGDGTPRERTGEWGWNWSDVKRAIEFQFWAGRITSVGRTQQFERRYALPGRVLPKAVTAAADPDPEDARRELVRIASRALGVATERCLRDYFRLKPAESQAAVRDLVEAGELLPVTVEGWGRQAYLNPGARVPRRITARALLSPFDSLVWERPRTEVLWDFRLRLEIYTPAAKREFGYYVLPFLLGEQLVGRVDLKADRAPGGGGRLLVKAAYSEPGVPAPAVLGELADELRLMARWLELDGVVAEPKGDLGPALAQLFGR from the coding sequence GTGGAGCGGCCCAGCGGGCCGATCAGTTCGCGGCACGTCCAGAAGGTGATCGACACCGTCGGCGTGCTGCAGATCGACTCGGTGAACGTGCTGTCGCGCAGCCACTACCTGCCCGTCTTCAGCCGGCTCGGTGACTACCCACGGGCGCTGCTGGAGAAGGCCGCGAACACCGCGCCGCGGCGGATGGTGGAGTACTGGGCCCACGAGGCGTCGTTCATCGCGCCCGAGACCCACCGGCTGCTGCGCTGGCGCATGGACCGTGCCGCGCACGAGGCCTGGGGCGGTATGCAGCGCATCGCCCGTGATCGCGCCGAGCTGCTCGACGAGGTGCTCGAGGTGATCGACCGGCACGGGCCGCTGACCGCCTCCGCCGCCGAGAAGATCGTGGGCGACGGAACACCGCGCGAGCGAACCGGTGAATGGGGCTGGAACTGGAGCGACGTCAAACGGGCCATCGAGTTCCAGTTCTGGGCCGGGCGGATCACCTCCGTCGGCCGCACCCAGCAGTTCGAGCGCCGCTACGCCCTACCCGGGCGGGTGCTGCCGAAAGCCGTGACCGCGGCTGCCGACCCCGACCCCGAAGATGCCCGGCGGGAGCTGGTACGGATCGCCTCCCGGGCTCTGGGGGTCGCGACAGAGCGCTGTCTGCGCGACTACTTCCGGCTGAAACCGGCCGAGTCCCAGGCCGCCGTCCGGGACCTGGTCGAGGCCGGTGAGCTGCTGCCGGTGACCGTCGAGGGCTGGGGGCGCCAGGCCTATCTGAACCCGGGGGCCCGGGTGCCGCGCCGGATCACTGCCCGGGCCCTGCTGAGCCCCTTCGACTCCCTGGTCTGGGAACGTCCGCGCACGGAGGTGCTCTGGGACTTCCGCCTGCGGCTGGAGATCTACACCCCGGCCGCCAAGCGTGAATTCGGCTACTACGTGCTGCCTTTCCTGCTCGGCGAGCAGCTGGTGGGCCGGGTCGACCTGAAGGCCGACCGGGCGCCCGGCGGGGGAGGGCGGCTGCTGGTGAAGGCGGCCTACTCCGAGCCCGGGGTGCCGGCGCCGGCCGTTCTCGGGGAACTGGCCGACGAGCTGCGGCTGATGGCCCGGTGGCTGGAGCTGGACGGGGTGGTCGCCGAGCCGAAGGGAGATCTCGGCCCGGCGCTCGCCCAGCTGTTCGGGCGGTGA
- a CDS encoding LpqB family beta-propeller domain-containing protein codes for MSRAWGRVPALVLAMVAVVGLPGCATIPRTGPVISGDVINDDPLEGVFQLAPEGPKTGQSPVEVVRGFLAASAGYSDDHAVARSFLSPERRLAWRPDTSVTVFRSLDTLSTRQLPEDDDDSQATASVTPSATAGADAGAAGAAGAAPGREVAEVVVRAPSIAHIDSSGRYRVIPPGSKAEPRYFGLVKSGGQWRINTLNDGILITRNDFNVTFKPYSVYFPDAGGDYLVPDTHWFASAPGSPELPTALVRALLEGPPDWLADAVATSVPPGTEMAVSAVVVSNGIATVDLTRNARLADDRQRQLMLAQLQTTLGQLRTISSVRITVERVSYNIPSESGPRPVVDPAVGGAAVGIDTKGRMVRIGVDGNEVVKGLEDLDSLNAVYGLASPGVSYDGGWFAALSADRSRLLLSEAGSGKTTQLPGSGFTAPSFDTRGWLWTADASGVRAVDIAQAASDDDRVLVEADWLKDYQVEALRVSRDGTRAVLAITDNGEPHVFLTGIVRDESGRPVRLTQPEGIVPDLVSVRDVAWVDEKHLAVLGRRLPSAANANDETVSAGVDRPWIVEIGGTIQPIDAVAGAETITVGDGASTLIVGTEEGTQGRSRPSWAKISSARWPAFPG; via the coding sequence GTGAGTCGTGCTTGGGGACGCGTACCCGCCCTGGTTCTCGCCATGGTCGCCGTGGTCGGGTTGCCGGGTTGCGCGACCATTCCCCGCACCGGCCCGGTGATCAGCGGGGACGTCATCAACGACGACCCGCTCGAGGGCGTCTTCCAGCTGGCGCCGGAGGGCCCGAAGACGGGGCAGAGCCCGGTCGAGGTGGTGCGGGGTTTCCTGGCCGCCAGCGCTGGTTACAGCGACGACCACGCGGTCGCCCGCAGCTTCCTGAGCCCGGAGCGTCGCCTGGCCTGGCGTCCCGACACCTCGGTGACCGTGTTCCGTTCGCTGGACACCCTGAGCACGCGACAGCTGCCCGAGGACGATGACGACTCGCAGGCCACCGCCTCGGTCACGCCTTCCGCGACGGCGGGCGCCGACGCCGGCGCCGCCGGTGCGGCGGGGGCCGCCCCGGGGCGTGAGGTCGCCGAGGTGGTCGTCCGGGCTCCGTCGATCGCCCACATCGACAGCAGCGGCCGGTACCGGGTGATCCCGCCCGGATCGAAGGCCGAGCCTCGCTACTTCGGGCTGGTGAAGAGCGGCGGCCAGTGGCGCATCAACACGCTGAACGACGGAATCCTCATCACCCGCAACGACTTCAACGTGACGTTCAAGCCGTACTCGGTGTACTTCCCCGATGCCGGTGGCGACTACCTGGTGCCGGACACCCACTGGTTCGCCAGCGCACCGGGCTCGCCGGAGCTGCCCACCGCCCTGGTGCGCGCGCTGCTGGAGGGGCCGCCGGACTGGCTGGCCGACGCGGTGGCGACGAGTGTGCCGCCGGGCACCGAGATGGCGGTGTCGGCGGTGGTGGTCTCGAACGGCATCGCGACGGTCGACCTGACCCGTAACGCCCGGCTGGCCGATGACCGCCAGCGACAGTTGATGCTGGCCCAACTGCAGACCACTCTGGGTCAGCTGCGCACCATCTCGTCGGTGCGGATCACGGTCGAGCGGGTGTCGTACAACATTCCCTCGGAGTCCGGCCCACGCCCGGTGGTGGACCCGGCGGTCGGCGGTGCCGCCGTCGGCATCGATACCAAGGGCCGGATGGTGCGGATCGGTGTCGACGGCAACGAGGTGGTCAAGGGGCTCGAGGATCTCGACTCCCTGAACGCGGTCTACGGGCTGGCCTCGCCGGGGGTGTCCTACGACGGGGGCTGGTTCGCCGCACTCTCCGCCGACCGGTCGCGCCTGCTGCTTTCCGAGGCCGGCTCCGGCAAGACCACGCAGTTGCCCGGCTCCGGTTTCACCGCACCGTCGTTCGACACCCGCGGCTGGCTGTGGACGGCGGACGCGTCGGGTGTCCGGGCGGTGGACATCGCCCAGGCGGCCTCGGACGACGACCGGGTGCTCGTGGAGGCCGACTGGCTGAAGGATTACCAGGTGGAGGCGCTGCGCGTCTCGCGGGACGGCACCCGGGCGGTACTGGCCATCACGGACAACGGCGAGCCGCACGTCTTCCTCACCGGCATCGTGCGGGACGAGAGCGGCCGGCCGGTGCGCCTGACGCAGCCCGAGGGCATCGTTCCCGACCTGGTCTCGGTGCGTGACGTGGCCTGGGTGGACGAGAAGCACCTCGCGGTGCTCGGCCGGAGGCTGCCGTCGGCGGCGAACGCCAATGACGAGACGGTCTCCGCCGGTGTCGATCGGCCGTGGATCGTGGAGATCGGCGGCACGATCCAGCCGATCGACGCGGTCGCCGGAGCCGAGACCATCACTGTGGGTGATGGCGCCTCCACCTTGATCGTGGGCACCGAGGAGGGCACCCAAGGACGGTCCCGGCCGTCCTGGGCGAAGATCTCCAGCGCGCGGTGGCCCGCCTTCCCCGGCTGA
- a CDS encoding GNAT family N-acetyltransferase, producing MSRPRRQPESALADGYRLRPWSTSDAPMIQMAMRDVLVRQYASQLLDDRDAVLGAVHTWNGQWHDGAGAAWAITEPGGEAIGQVRFGLLDEELGTGSVGYWLMPEARGRGLAAQALTRSSTVVFARLGWHRIELYHAVENARSCGVARRGGYPMEGVMREAMRYPVDGRLSDEHLHARLTSDEQNQH from the coding sequence ATGAGCCGGCCCCGCCGCCAGCCGGAGTCAGCCCTGGCGGACGGCTACCGACTGCGCCCCTGGAGTACCTCCGACGCCCCCATGATCCAGATGGCCATGCGCGACGTGCTGGTCCGGCAGTACGCGTCGCAGCTCCTCGACGACCGCGACGCCGTGCTCGGGGCCGTCCACACCTGGAACGGCCAGTGGCACGACGGGGCCGGTGCGGCCTGGGCCATCACCGAGCCGGGCGGGGAGGCCATCGGGCAGGTGCGCTTCGGGTTGCTCGACGAGGAACTCGGCACCGGCTCGGTGGGGTACTGGCTGATGCCCGAGGCTCGGGGCCGGGGCCTGGCGGCCCAGGCCCTCACACGCTCGAGCACCGTGGTCTTCGCCCGGCTGGGGTGGCACCGCATCGAGCTCTACCACGCGGTCGAGAACGCCCGGTCCTGCGGCGTGGCCCGGCGGGGCGGGTACCCGATGGAGGGCGTCATGCGTGAGGCCATGCGCTACCCCGTCGACGGCCGGCTCTCCGACGAGCACCTGCACGCCCGGCTCACCTCCGACGAGCAGAACCAGCATTGA
- the raiA gene encoding ribosome-associated translation inhibitor RaiA translates to MDIVITGRHVEVTDRFRRIAEEKLEKVSQLSPTAFRIDVELSHERNPRQSSNCERIEITVRDRGPVIRAEACGQDELSALDIAFGKLLERLRRVADRKKVHHGRHAPATVRGLGAPGEGGRTGAAVTQAGIALAERPIEDTAGTRNGAPTKTRDPLEDAADEIDGFAESMDWANLPEGAEALADSPVVIRTKDHEARPMTIDQALYEMELVGHDFFLFVDAACNRPSVVYRRRGWNYGVIRLAVDAEATAGAPA, encoded by the coding sequence GTGGACATCGTGATTACTGGTCGGCACGTTGAGGTTACAGACCGGTTCCGGCGGATCGCCGAGGAGAAGCTGGAGAAGGTGTCCCAGCTCAGCCCGACGGCCTTCCGTATCGACGTCGAGCTGTCCCACGAGCGGAATCCGCGGCAAAGCAGCAACTGCGAGCGGATCGAGATAACCGTGCGCGACCGCGGTCCGGTCATCCGCGCCGAAGCCTGCGGCCAGGACGAACTGTCCGCGCTGGACATCGCCTTCGGCAAGCTGCTCGAGCGGCTCCGGCGCGTGGCCGACCGGAAGAAGGTCCATCACGGCCGGCACGCCCCCGCCACGGTGCGCGGCCTCGGGGCCCCCGGTGAAGGCGGCCGGACCGGTGCCGCAGTGACCCAGGCCGGCATCGCGCTGGCCGAGCGCCCGATCGAAGACACAGCCGGCACCCGGAACGGTGCCCCCACGAAGACCCGCGACCCTCTCGAGGACGCCGCGGACGAGATCGACGGCTTCGCCGAGAGCATGGACTGGGCCAACCTGCCCGAAGGGGCCGAGGCGCTCGCGGACAGCCCGGTGGTGATCCGCACGAAAGACCACGAGGCCCGGCCGATGACCATCGACCAGGCGCTCTACGAGATGGAGCTCGTGGGTCACGACTTCTTCCTCTTCGTCGACGCCGCGTGCAACCGGCCCTCTGTGGTCTATCGTCGGCGCGGGTGGAACTACGGAGTGATTCGACTGGCAGTCGACGCGGAGGCCACGGCCGGCGCGCCGGCCTGA
- a CDS encoding GNAT family N-acetyltransferase: MSGEWSSSSSLVPQLTDGLVTLRELREADVDTIVAYCNDPAMERWTTVPWPYRREHALEYVAAGRRSWAEGSRFDFGIEYEGRLVGAVDLRRPVLPALAEVGFALAPQARGRGLMTRVLRLVLPWGARQGIQVVQWRANAGNWASRRAAWSVGFTVEGPLPGLLEHRGAIVDGWLGSMRVTPDTALVPAHPWFDPVTITGRSVKLRAARESDVPRFVQGHADPANKRWIPGIKETYTEADARAHLERDAESAAAGRVLSWVVVDPELDVMLGEVQVFVQNLRDGQGEIGYWLHPEGRGRGLATEATFLAARHALLPVEEGGLGWNNLGLRASADNLASQRVAERAGFRRVGIERNIHQPPSGGARTGLVKYDMVPADLATLEYPA; the protein is encoded by the coding sequence GTGTCGGGTGAGTGGTCTTCCTCCAGCAGCCTTGTCCCCCAGCTCACCGACGGTTTGGTGACGCTGCGCGAGCTTCGTGAAGCAGACGTCGACACCATCGTCGCGTACTGCAACGACCCGGCCATGGAGCGCTGGACCACGGTTCCGTGGCCCTACCGGCGTGAACACGCCCTCGAGTACGTCGCCGCCGGGCGACGGTCGTGGGCCGAGGGATCACGTTTCGACTTCGGCATCGAGTACGAGGGCCGGCTGGTGGGGGCGGTCGACCTGCGCCGGCCGGTCCTGCCCGCACTGGCCGAGGTCGGCTTCGCCCTGGCCCCGCAGGCGCGGGGCCGGGGCCTCATGACCCGGGTGTTGCGCCTGGTGCTGCCCTGGGGCGCCCGTCAGGGCATCCAGGTGGTGCAGTGGCGGGCCAACGCCGGCAACTGGGCCAGCCGGCGGGCTGCCTGGTCGGTGGGCTTCACCGTGGAGGGCCCGCTGCCCGGTCTGCTGGAACACCGGGGAGCGATCGTCGACGGCTGGCTGGGATCGATGCGCGTGACCCCGGACACGGCCTTGGTGCCGGCCCATCCCTGGTTCGACCCGGTGACGATCACCGGTCGCTCGGTGAAGCTGCGCGCGGCCCGGGAGAGCGATGTCCCCCGCTTCGTGCAGGGCCACGCCGACCCGGCGAACAAGCGCTGGATCCCGGGCATCAAGGAGACCTACACCGAGGCTGATGCCCGGGCCCATCTGGAACGGGACGCCGAGAGCGCGGCCGCCGGGCGAGTGCTGTCCTGGGTGGTGGTCGATCCGGAGCTGGACGTGATGCTCGGTGAGGTACAGGTCTTTGTGCAGAACCTCCGCGACGGTCAGGGCGAGATCGGCTACTGGCTGCATCCCGAGGGGCGCGGGCGGGGCCTCGCGACCGAGGCGACGTTCCTGGCCGCACGGCACGCCCTGCTCCCGGTCGAGGAGGGCGGTCTGGGCTGGAACAACCTGGGCCTGCGGGCGAGCGCCGACAACCTGGCCTCGCAACGCGTCGCCGAGCGGGCCGGGTTCCGGCGGGTCGGCATCGAGCGCAACATCCACCAGCCACCGTCGGGCGGTGCCCGCACCGGCCTGGTGAAGTACGACATGGTGCCCGCCGATCTGGCCACCCTCGAGTACCCGGCATGA